One genomic region from Actinocatenispora thailandica encodes:
- a CDS encoding RNA polymerase sigma factor, with translation MTSPAGASPAHSDAGELDRPNLAALTDTALTERFGRLFTEHAPGLQRYLARRVGASAAEDIVAETFLTALRRRASYDPDRAGIRAWLYGIAGNQLKQHERTEMRRLRATSRLAAGDTAGTDHAEAVGDRVDAAYRVGQLAAALSQLPPGDRDVLLLTSWAGLDATEIGQVLHIPPGTVRSRLHRVRRWLRRQCPTTTLHEDGTDD, from the coding sequence ATGACCAGCCCTGCCGGCGCATCGCCGGCACACTCCGACGCCGGCGAGCTGGACCGGCCCAACCTCGCCGCACTCACCGACACCGCGCTGACCGAACGGTTCGGTCGGCTGTTCACCGAACACGCCCCCGGCCTGCAGCGCTACCTGGCCCGCCGGGTCGGCGCCAGCGCCGCCGAGGACATCGTGGCCGAGACGTTCCTCACCGCGCTGCGTCGCCGGGCCAGCTACGACCCGGACCGGGCCGGCATCCGGGCCTGGCTCTACGGCATCGCCGGCAACCAGCTCAAGCAGCACGAACGTACCGAGATGCGCCGGCTGCGGGCGACCTCGCGGCTGGCCGCCGGCGATACCGCCGGCACCGACCACGCGGAGGCGGTCGGCGACCGGGTGGACGCGGCGTACCGGGTGGGTCAGCTCGCCGCGGCGCTGAGCCAGCTGCCGCCCGGCGACCGGGACGTACTGCTGCTGACCAGCTGGGCCGGGCTGGACGCCACCGAGATCGGCCAGGTCCTGCACATCCCGCCGGGCACCGTGCGTTCCCGGCTGCACCGGGTACGCCGCTGGTTGCGCCGGCAGTGCCCCACCACGACCCTGCACGAGGACGGCACCGATGACTGA
- a CDS encoding cytidylyltransferase domain-containing protein, whose protein sequence is MTRIIGIVQARMGSTRLPGKVLRPLGGRSVLGWVIRAARASGALDELVVATTTDPADDAVVAEATALGVATSRGSVHDVLSRFVAALDDRPADAVVRFTADCPLLDPGVVAAAANAWRAAPWLDYVSTALPRRLPRGTDVEVIAAGALRELSATAVGHHRTHVTSGLYTDPASWSMLGLTLHPDASDLRVTLDTPDDWRLIESVVDRFGDRPVALPELIGWLRAHPEVTGMNAHVRQKVLEAG, encoded by the coding sequence ATGACGAGAATCATCGGCATTGTGCAGGCCAGGATGGGCTCGACGCGGCTGCCCGGCAAGGTACTGCGGCCGCTCGGCGGGCGCAGCGTGCTGGGCTGGGTGATCCGGGCGGCCCGCGCCTCGGGCGCCCTGGACGAGCTGGTGGTCGCCACCACCACTGACCCGGCCGACGACGCGGTCGTCGCCGAGGCGACCGCGCTGGGCGTGGCGACCAGCCGCGGCTCGGTGCACGACGTGCTCTCCCGGTTCGTCGCGGCGCTGGACGACCGGCCGGCCGACGCGGTGGTGCGGTTCACCGCCGACTGCCCGCTGCTCGACCCGGGTGTGGTCGCCGCCGCGGCGAACGCCTGGCGGGCGGCGCCGTGGCTGGACTACGTCAGTACCGCGTTGCCGCGCCGGCTGCCTCGCGGTACCGACGTCGAGGTGATCGCGGCCGGCGCGCTGCGCGAGCTGTCCGCCACCGCGGTCGGGCACCATCGCACGCACGTCACCTCGGGGCTCTACACCGACCCGGCCAGCTGGTCGATGCTCGGCCTGACCCTGCATCCGGACGCCTCCGACCTGCGGGTCACCCTGGACACGCCGGACGACTGGCGGCTGATCGAGTCGGTCGTCGACCGCTTCGGGGACCGGCCGGTCGCGCTGCCCGAGCTGATCGGCTGGCTGCGGGCCCACCCGGAGGTCACCGGGATGAACGCGCACGTCCGCCAGAAGGTCCTGGAGGCCGGGTGA
- the pseB gene encoding UDP-N-acetylglucosamine 4,6-dehydratase (inverting), with protein sequence MSTLTGSDILITGGTGSFGKAFIRHLLDHHDPARVVVFSRDELKQYEVRQLFNDDSRLRWFIGDIRDVDRLRRAMHGVQYVVHAAALKQVDTAEYNPFEYVQTNVAGSQNVVEAAIDSGVRKVVALSTDKASSPINLYGATKLVADKLFVSANHYAAHHPTRFAVVRYGNVMGSRGSVIPFFAKLAAEGKSLPITDKRMTRFWISLPAAVQFVVDSFDLMAGGELYVPRIPSMRVLDLATAVAPDAPTHEIGVRPGEKLHEEMISPEEGRRALRLADRYVLQPTIATWGYRPPAEAETVPADFSFRSDTNDLWLSVEQLREMLVAAKAS encoded by the coding sequence GTGTCCACACTCACGGGTTCAGACATTCTCATCACCGGGGGAACCGGTTCGTTCGGCAAGGCCTTCATTCGGCACCTGCTGGACCATCATGACCCGGCCCGGGTGGTGGTGTTCTCCCGGGACGAGCTCAAACAGTACGAGGTTCGTCAACTGTTCAACGACGATTCACGGTTGCGTTGGTTCATCGGCGACATCCGCGACGTGGACCGGCTGCGCCGGGCCATGCACGGCGTCCAGTACGTGGTGCACGCCGCCGCGCTCAAGCAGGTCGACACCGCCGAGTACAACCCGTTCGAGTACGTGCAGACCAACGTCGCCGGCTCGCAGAACGTGGTCGAGGCGGCCATCGACAGCGGCGTGCGCAAGGTGGTCGCGCTGTCCACCGACAAGGCGTCCAGCCCGATCAACCTGTACGGGGCGACCAAGCTCGTCGCGGACAAGCTGTTCGTGTCGGCGAACCACTACGCCGCGCACCACCCCACCCGGTTCGCGGTCGTGCGGTACGGCAACGTGATGGGCAGCCGCGGCTCGGTCATCCCGTTCTTCGCCAAGCTGGCCGCCGAGGGCAAGTCGCTGCCGATCACCGACAAGCGGATGACCCGGTTCTGGATCAGCCTGCCGGCCGCGGTGCAGTTCGTCGTCGACTCGTTCGACCTGATGGCCGGCGGCGAGCTGTACGTGCCGCGCATCCCCAGCATGCGGGTGCTGGATCTGGCCACCGCGGTGGCGCCGGACGCGCCGACCCACGAGATCGGCGTCCGCCCCGGGGAGAAGCTGCACGAGGAGATGATCTCGCCGGAGGAGGGGCGGCGCGCGCTGCGGCTGGCCGACCGGTACGTGCTGCAGCCGACGATCGCGACGTGGGGCTACCGGCCGCCGGCCGAGGCGGAGACGGTACCGGCCGACTTCAGCTTCCGCTCCGACACCAACGACCTGTGGCTGTCGGTCGAGCAGCTGCGCGAGATGCTCGTCGCCGCGAAGGCGAGCTGA
- a CDS encoding DegT/DnrJ/EryC1/StrS family aminotransferase: MLPYGRQSIGDEEIEAVAAVLRGDWLTTGPAVRAFEAELSTVAGGAHAVSVTSGTAALHTAYAAAGIGPGDEVVTSPMTFVATASTAALLGATVVFADVEPDTALLDPAAAKAALTDRTRVVAAVDYAGHPADYDALRSVADSAGALLLDDAAHSIGASYRGAPVGSIADLTTFSFFPTKNLTTAEGGAVVTGDAELARRAARFRNIGLVREADEFRITDQGGWHQEVHEFGLNYRLPDVLCAIGSVQLRRLSAFLSRRAELADRYRRLLSDVDGLALPAQRADVTPAWHLFPVRVLGGRRREIYDGMRAGGIGVQVNYVPVYWHPVFADAGYRRGLCPNAEAYYAEQLSLPMYPGLTDTDQDRVVERLRALLT, from the coding sequence GTGCTCCCGTACGGTCGGCAGTCGATCGGCGACGAGGAGATCGAGGCGGTCGCGGCGGTGCTGCGCGGCGACTGGCTGACCACCGGCCCCGCGGTCCGCGCGTTCGAGGCCGAACTGTCCACCGTGGCCGGCGGCGCGCACGCGGTCAGCGTCACGTCCGGCACCGCCGCGCTGCACACCGCGTACGCGGCGGCCGGGATCGGGCCCGGCGACGAGGTCGTGACCAGCCCGATGACGTTCGTGGCGACCGCCTCGACGGCCGCGCTGCTCGGCGCCACCGTGGTGTTCGCCGACGTCGAGCCGGACACCGCGCTGCTGGACCCGGCCGCCGCGAAGGCCGCACTGACCGACCGCACCCGGGTGGTCGCCGCGGTCGACTACGCCGGCCACCCGGCGGACTACGACGCGCTGCGGTCGGTCGCCGACAGCGCCGGGGCGCTGCTGCTGGACGACGCCGCGCACTCGATCGGCGCATCGTATCGGGGGGCGCCGGTCGGCTCGATCGCCGACCTGACCACGTTCTCGTTCTTCCCGACGAAGAACCTGACCACCGCCGAGGGCGGCGCGGTCGTCACCGGGGACGCCGAACTGGCCCGGCGGGCCGCCCGGTTCCGTAACATCGGGCTGGTCCGGGAGGCGGACGAGTTCCGCATCACCGATCAGGGCGGCTGGCACCAGGAGGTGCACGAGTTCGGGCTCAACTACCGGCTGCCGGACGTGCTCTGCGCGATCGGCAGCGTGCAGCTGCGCCGGCTGTCGGCCTTCCTGTCCCGCCGCGCCGAGCTGGCCGACCGGTACCGCCGCCTGCTGTCCGACGTGGACGGCCTGGCGCTGCCGGCGCAGCGGGCGGACGTGACGCCGGCCTGGCACCTGTTCCCGGTGCGGGTGCTCGGCGGCCGGCGCCGGGAGATCTACGACGGGATGCGCGCCGGCGGGATCGGCGTGCAGGTCAACTACGTGCCGGTGTACTGGCACCCGGTGTTCGCCGACGCCGGCTACCGGCGCGGGCTGTGCCCGAACGCCGAGGCGTACTACGCCGAGCAGCTGTCGCTGCCGATGTATCCCGGGCTGACCGACACCGACCAGGACCGGGTCGTCGAGCGGCTGCGCGCCCTGCTCACCTGA
- a CDS encoding proline racemase family protein — translation MRAARAITAVDSHTEGMPTRVVTGGVAPIPGASMAQRRRYAMEHLDELRRFLVDEPRGHGAMSGAILQPPTRDDADWGVLYIEVSGFLPMCGHGTIGVATVLVETGMVPVTEPETLVRLDTPAGLVTARVAVRDGAVQRVTLRNVDAFCLERDAVVRVPGFGEVRYDLSYGGNFYAILPIERVGLPFDRRRKDEILAAGLSIMDSINAQRRPVHPVDSDVSGCKHVQFLAPGSDARHSRNAMAIHPGWFDRSPCGTGTCARMAQLHARGELPLDTEFVNESFIGTRFTGRLLRDTEVGGLPAVVPEFSGRAWITGTASYLLDPTDPFPHGFVL, via the coding sequence ATGCGGGCCGCACGCGCGATCACCGCGGTCGACTCGCACACCGAGGGCATGCCGACCCGGGTGGTCACCGGTGGGGTGGCACCGATCCCGGGTGCCAGCATGGCGCAGCGCCGCCGGTACGCGATGGAGCACCTGGACGAGCTGCGCCGGTTCCTGGTCGACGAGCCGCGCGGGCACGGCGCCATGAGTGGCGCGATCCTGCAGCCGCCGACTCGCGACGACGCCGACTGGGGCGTGCTGTACATCGAGGTCAGCGGGTTTCTGCCGATGTGCGGGCACGGCACCATCGGGGTCGCCACGGTGCTGGTGGAGACCGGCATGGTGCCGGTCACCGAGCCGGAGACGCTGGTCCGGCTGGACACCCCCGCCGGGCTGGTGACCGCGCGGGTCGCGGTCCGGGACGGCGCGGTGCAGCGCGTCACGCTGCGCAACGTGGACGCGTTCTGCCTGGAACGGGACGCGGTGGTGCGGGTGCCGGGGTTCGGCGAGGTGCGCTACGACCTGTCGTACGGCGGGAACTTCTATGCGATCCTGCCGATCGAGCGGGTCGGGCTGCCGTTCGACCGGCGCCGCAAGGACGAGATCCTGGCCGCCGGACTGTCCATCATGGACAGCATCAACGCGCAGCGCCGGCCGGTGCATCCGGTCGACAGCGACGTGTCCGGTTGCAAGCACGTGCAGTTCCTCGCACCGGGCTCGGACGCCCGGCACTCCCGCAACGCGATGGCGATCCATCCGGGCTGGTTCGACCGGTCCCCGTGCGGTACCGGTACCTGCGCGCGGATGGCGCAGCTGCACGCCCGCGGCGAGCTGCCGCTGGACACCGAGTTCGTCAACGAGTCGTTCATCGGCACCCGGTTCACCGGACGGTTGCTGCGTGACACCGAGGTCGGCGGCCTGCCGGCGGTGGTACCGGAGTTCTCCGGCCGGGCCTGGATCACCGGCACCGCCAGCTACCTGCTCGACCCGACCGACCCGTTCCCGCACGGCTTCGTGCTCTGA
- a CDS encoding AraC family transcriptional regulator, which produces MDPLDALLTGPRAHGAFLLRSSLAPPWSIRVRDEAPLTLVAVAGGHAWVLPAASDPVRLAPGDVAVLRGPDEYTVADEPGTEPQAVIHPGQRCTAPDGTTPYPMTGPRSWGNSPDGGCVLITGTYQVLSEVCGPLLAALPPVVHVPECTSPLVGLLATEVERDEPGQEAVLDRLLDLLLVAVLRDHLSRPGHEPPPWYRAQSDPVVGPVLRLLHDDPAAPWTVSALAAEVHVSRAALARRFTELMGQPPMGYLTQWRLGLAADLLREPDATVAGVAARVGYSTAFALSTAFKRVRGISPREHRERAAASHPPVAAPGWRRLPA; this is translated from the coding sequence GTGGATCCGCTGGACGCGCTGCTCACCGGGCCGCGGGCACACGGCGCCTTCCTGCTGCGCAGCTCGCTCGCGCCACCGTGGTCGATCCGGGTACGCGACGAGGCGCCGCTGACGCTCGTCGCGGTCGCCGGCGGGCACGCCTGGGTGCTGCCGGCCGCGAGCGACCCGGTGCGGCTGGCGCCGGGAGACGTCGCCGTCCTGCGCGGGCCCGACGAGTACACGGTGGCGGACGAACCGGGCACCGAGCCGCAGGCGGTGATCCACCCCGGACAGCGCTGCACGGCGCCCGACGGCACCACGCCGTACCCGATGACCGGCCCGCGGAGCTGGGGAAACAGCCCGGACGGGGGCTGCGTACTGATCACCGGGACCTACCAGGTGCTCAGCGAGGTGTGCGGGCCGCTGCTGGCCGCGCTGCCGCCGGTGGTGCACGTACCGGAGTGCACGTCGCCGTTGGTCGGGCTGCTGGCCACCGAGGTCGAGCGGGACGAGCCGGGCCAGGAGGCGGTCCTCGATCGGCTGCTGGACCTGCTGCTCGTGGCGGTGCTGCGCGACCACCTGTCGCGCCCCGGCCACGAGCCGCCGCCCTGGTACCGGGCGCAGTCCGACCCGGTGGTGGGGCCGGTGCTGCGGTTGCTGCACGACGACCCGGCGGCACCGTGGACCGTCAGCGCGCTCGCCGCCGAGGTGCACGTGTCGCGGGCCGCGCTGGCCCGCCGGTTCACCGAGCTGATGGGGCAGCCGCCGATGGGCTACCTGACCCAGTGGCGGCTGGGGCTCGCCGCCGACCTGCTCCGCGAGCCGGACGCGACGGTGGCCGGGGTCGCCGCCCGCGTCGGGTACTCCACCGCCTTCGCGCTGTCCACCGCCTTCAAGCGGGTGCGCGGGATCAGCCCGCGCGAACACCGCGAACGTGCCGCCGCGAGCCATCCGCCGGTCGCCGCCCCGGGCTGGCGCCGGCTGCCCGCCTGA
- a CDS encoding sensor histidine kinase — protein MVVVLIAIVCVAAGVATEVALRSYLFAQLDGQVDQAARHSVVIQRGPEPPDVQPGHRQPQRFLGLPAGTVLATVEGGAVTDGQLVETHSVGGLPTEAGQQLAQVPADGQPRSVDLGGDLGTYRLVGLPVGNGETVVAGLPQGSVDATLLRVALIELLIASGAVLIGGTVGALVVRHSLRPLRRVAATASQVAELPLERGEVALSVRVPDADLQPTTEVGQVAGALNRMLQHVANALSVRHASEQRVRQFVADASHELRTPLAAIRGYAELTRRGGHHLPPDVRHAMDRVESESARMSTLVDDLLLLARLDSGRPLAHEEVDLSRLIADAVSDAHVAGPQHHWQLDLPAEPVLVTGDAARLHQVVVNLLGNARTHTPPDTTVTARLRGDRRVAVLSVRDDGPGIAPELLPRVFERFARGDSSRSRSAGSTGLGLAIVSAVVAAHHGTVGVTSPPTTFTVRLPTTPPPSASSDPPVPAAAPAPRAALPARPADRSGGTPQQQ, from the coding sequence ATGGTGGTGGTACTGATCGCGATCGTCTGCGTCGCGGCCGGGGTGGCCACCGAGGTGGCGCTGCGCTCGTACCTCTTCGCGCAGCTGGACGGCCAGGTCGACCAGGCCGCCCGGCACTCGGTGGTGATCCAGCGCGGGCCGGAACCGCCCGACGTGCAGCCGGGACACCGCCAGCCGCAGCGGTTCCTGGGGCTGCCGGCCGGTACCGTGCTGGCCACCGTCGAGGGGGGCGCGGTCACCGACGGGCAGCTGGTCGAGACGCACTCGGTCGGCGGCCTGCCCACCGAGGCCGGCCAGCAGCTGGCCCAGGTACCGGCCGACGGCCAACCCCGGTCCGTCGACCTCGGCGGTGACCTCGGCACGTACCGGCTGGTCGGGCTGCCGGTCGGGAACGGAGAGACCGTCGTCGCCGGTCTGCCGCAGGGGTCGGTGGACGCCACCCTGCTGCGGGTGGCGCTGATCGAACTGCTGATCGCCTCGGGCGCGGTGCTGATCGGCGGCACGGTCGGTGCCCTGGTGGTCCGGCACTCGTTGCGCCCGCTGCGCCGGGTCGCGGCGACCGCGAGCCAGGTCGCGGAGCTGCCGCTGGAGCGCGGCGAGGTGGCGCTGTCGGTCCGGGTGCCGGACGCCGACCTGCAGCCGACGACCGAGGTCGGTCAGGTCGCCGGTGCGCTCAACCGGATGCTGCAGCACGTGGCGAACGCGCTGTCCGTCCGGCACGCCTCCGAGCAGCGGGTGCGGCAGTTCGTCGCGGACGCCAGCCACGAGCTGCGCACCCCGCTCGCCGCGATCCGCGGGTACGCCGAGCTGACCCGCCGCGGCGGCCACCACCTGCCGCCGGACGTGCGGCACGCGATGGACCGGGTCGAGTCCGAGTCGGCGCGGATGAGCACGCTGGTCGACGACCTGCTGCTGCTGGCCCGGCTGGACTCCGGGCGGCCGCTGGCGCACGAGGAGGTCGACCTGTCCCGGCTGATCGCCGACGCGGTCAGCGACGCGCACGTGGCGGGACCGCAGCACCACTGGCAGCTGGATCTGCCGGCCGAACCGGTGCTGGTCACCGGTGATGCCGCCCGGCTGCATCAGGTGGTGGTCAACCTGCTCGGGAACGCCCGGACCCACACGCCGCCGGATACCACGGTGACCGCCCGGCTGCGCGGTGATCGCCGGGTCGCGGTGCTGTCGGTCCGCGACGACGGGCCGGGGATCGCCCCGGAGCTGCTGCCCCGGGTGTTCGAACGGTTCGCCCGCGGCGACTCGTCCCGCTCCCGGTCCGCCGGCAGCACCGGGCTGGGCCTGGCCATCGTGTCGGCGGTGGTCGCCGCGCACCACGGTACGGTCGGGGTCACCAGCCCGCCGACCACCTTCACCGTCCGCCTGCCCACCACACCGCCGCCGAGCGCGAGCTCCGACCCGCCGGTGCCGGCTGCCGCACCGGCACCGCGGGCGGCTCTGCCGGCACGGCCGGCAGACCGATCCGGCGGTACGCCGCAGCAGCAGTGA
- a CDS encoding CU044_5270 family protein, with product MTDHRTEPIRPLWTDADLDRALDALHADDAGERLGTARATLDDALAHQGVPMLTPSRQHDGTPPRPIRTRRWVSAAIAAGVAVVAAAAVAFTGPFGQHHPSQHKRAAVPDKTTVATVPGGSTMRAAATKTVQFGDPKLGPGQYLYVKDISSEVYVYAPDHYTLAWRRTTQTEKWVPYDQSGTWVQHFGQIGSIKWLVGTKEQIAKHGAQARKGFGDPPAWTEAACGDFYHVYSGGTPRCVQGNEVRKQPNTELLKQVPQDPKKYLAWAANGKPVHAADVEQQVMQTSAMLLSSGVIPAKLRGTIYRALAMLPNLKVTERVANLAGRRGTALGLDAYGDREEIIIDPDTGQYIGMRITALSDSDVPAGTVRDLDAMTVSVVDKPRQRP from the coding sequence ATGACTGATCACCGAACCGAACCAATCCGTCCATTGTGGACGGACGCGGACCTGGACCGGGCGCTCGACGCGCTGCACGCCGACGACGCCGGCGAGCGACTCGGCACCGCCCGCGCCACCCTGGACGACGCGCTCGCACACCAGGGCGTACCGATGCTCACCCCCTCGCGCCAGCACGACGGCACGCCGCCGCGGCCGATCCGCACCCGACGCTGGGTGTCCGCCGCGATCGCCGCCGGCGTCGCCGTCGTCGCAGCCGCCGCGGTCGCCTTCACCGGCCCGTTCGGCCAGCACCACCCATCGCAGCACAAGCGGGCGGCGGTACCGGACAAGACGACCGTCGCCACGGTGCCCGGCGGCAGCACGATGCGGGCCGCCGCGACCAAGACCGTCCAGTTCGGCGACCCGAAGCTGGGCCCGGGCCAGTACCTGTACGTCAAGGACATCAGCTCCGAGGTCTACGTCTACGCGCCCGACCACTACACGCTCGCCTGGCGCCGCACCACGCAGACCGAGAAGTGGGTGCCGTACGACCAGTCCGGGACCTGGGTGCAGCACTTCGGTCAGATCGGCTCGATCAAGTGGCTGGTGGGTACGAAGGAGCAGATCGCCAAGCACGGTGCACAGGCGCGGAAGGGCTTCGGTGATCCACCGGCCTGGACCGAGGCCGCCTGCGGCGACTTCTACCACGTGTACTCCGGCGGCACCCCGCGCTGCGTGCAGGGCAACGAGGTACGCAAGCAGCCGAACACCGAACTGCTCAAGCAGGTGCCGCAGGACCCGAAGAAGTACCTGGCCTGGGCGGCGAACGGCAAGCCGGTGCACGCGGCCGACGTCGAGCAGCAGGTGATGCAGACCAGCGCGATGCTGCTCAGCTCCGGCGTGATCCCGGCCAAGCTGCGGGGCACGATCTACCGCGCACTGGCGATGTTGCCGAACCTGAAGGTGACCGAGCGGGTCGCGAACCTCGCCGGCAGGCGCGGCACCGCGCTCGGTCTCGACGCGTACGGCGATCGGGAGGAGATCATCATCGACCCGGACACCGGTCAGTACATCGGGATGCGGATCACCGCGCTCTCGGACAGCGACGTGCCGGCCGGCACCGTCCGCGACCTCGACGCCATGACCGTCTCCGTGGTGGACAAGCCGCGACAGCGGCCTTGA
- a CDS encoding dihydrodipicolinate synthase family protein, whose amino-acid sequence MSTSTRGLGGVVVATPVFYREQASAPAGLALDFDAYAEHCRWLVDNGCHGVGPNGSLGEYSSLTDEERRRVARTAIDAVGADATVIVGVHGVGSHQAVRWAEAAAEDGADGVLCLPPTMYRANESEVVAHYQAVAAVGLPVMAYNNPYDTKVDLTPRLLGEIAAIDNVVAVKEFSGDVRRVLEIKEHAPDLQVVAGADDVLLEAVLMGAAGWFAGFPNVFPAETTRLYALAEAGKLDEARALYEPIVATLRWDTRTEFVQAIKLGLDRTGRYGGPCRPPRGPLTAAQREQLTADLDRAIAALRES is encoded by the coding sequence GTGAGTACTTCGACGCGTGGACTTGGCGGTGTCGTGGTGGCGACGCCCGTCTTCTACCGCGAGCAGGCCAGCGCACCGGCCGGTCTCGCGCTGGACTTCGACGCCTACGCCGAGCACTGCCGCTGGCTGGTCGACAACGGCTGTCACGGGGTCGGCCCGAACGGATCGCTCGGCGAGTACTCGTCGCTGACCGACGAGGAGCGCCGGCGGGTGGCCCGGACCGCGATCGACGCGGTCGGCGCCGACGCGACGGTCATCGTCGGCGTGCACGGGGTCGGCAGTCACCAGGCCGTCCGGTGGGCCGAGGCGGCGGCCGAGGACGGCGCCGACGGCGTGCTGTGCCTGCCACCCACCATGTACCGCGCCAACGAGTCCGAGGTGGTCGCGCACTACCAGGCGGTCGCCGCGGTCGGGCTGCCGGTGATGGCCTACAACAACCCGTACGACACGAAGGTCGACCTGACCCCCCGGCTGCTCGGCGAGATCGCCGCGATCGACAACGTGGTCGCGGTCAAGGAGTTCTCCGGCGACGTGCGCCGGGTGCTGGAGATCAAGGAGCACGCGCCGGACCTGCAGGTCGTCGCCGGGGCCGACGACGTGCTGCTGGAGGCGGTGCTGATGGGCGCGGCGGGCTGGTTCGCCGGGTTCCCCAACGTGTTCCCGGCCGAGACGACCCGGCTGTACGCGCTCGCCGAGGCGGGCAAGCTGGACGAGGCGCGGGCGCTGTACGAACCGATCGTCGCGACGCTGCGCTGGGACACCCGCACCGAGTTCGTCCAGGCGATCAAGTTGGGCCTGGACCGCACCGGCCGGTACGGCGGTCCGTGCCGGCCGCCGCGCGGGCCGCTGACCGCCGCCCAGCGCGAGCAGCTCACCGCCGACCTGGACCGGGCGATCGCGGCGCTGCGGGAGTCCTGA
- a CDS encoding response regulator transcription factor produces MRQTGIEPGRAHGGAGPVRLSRPDGSDVRVLVVDDEQTLSELLAMALRYEGWDVRSATDGAGAVRLAREFRPDAVVLDIMLPDLDGLEVLRRMRSEAPELPVLFLTARDAVEDRVAGLTAGGDDYVTKPFSLEEVVARLRGLMRRAHRVAAREGSLLVVGDLSLDEDSHEVRRDGQDIQLTATEFELLRFLMRNPRRVLSKAQILDRVWSYDFGGQANIVELYISYLRKKIDVGRDPMIHTLRGAGYVLKPAL; encoded by the coding sequence ATGCGGCAGACAGGTATCGAGCCCGGCCGGGCCCACGGCGGCGCCGGCCCGGTGCGGCTGAGCCGGCCGGACGGCTCGGACGTCCGGGTGCTGGTCGTCGACGACGAGCAGACCCTCAGCGAGCTGCTTGCCATGGCCCTGCGGTACGAGGGCTGGGACGTGCGGTCGGCCACCGACGGTGCCGGCGCGGTCCGGCTGGCCCGCGAGTTCCGGCCGGACGCGGTGGTGCTCGACATCATGCTGCCCGACCTGGACGGGCTGGAGGTGCTGCGCCGGATGCGGTCCGAGGCGCCGGAGCTGCCGGTGCTGTTCCTGACCGCCCGGGACGCGGTGGAGGACCGGGTGGCCGGGCTCACCGCCGGCGGCGACGACTACGTGACGAAGCCGTTCAGCCTGGAGGAAGTGGTGGCGCGGCTGCGCGGGCTGATGCGCCGGGCACACCGGGTCGCCGCCCGGGAGGGCTCGCTGCTGGTCGTCGGCGACCTGAGCCTGGACGAGGACAGCCACGAGGTGCGCCGGGACGGGCAGGACATCCAGCTGACCGCGACCGAGTTCGAACTGCTGCGGTTCCTGATGCGCAACCCGCGCCGGGTGCTGAGCAAGGCGCAGATCCTGGACCGGGTGTGGAGCTACGACTTCGGCGGCCAGGCGAACATCGTCGAGCTGTACATCTCGTACCTGCGGAAGAAGATCGACGTCGGTCGCGACCCGATGATCCACACCCTGCGCGGTGCCGGCTACGTGCTCAAACCGGCGCTCTGA
- a CDS encoding DUF1772 domain-containing protein: protein MTISTPPPTPAVPNAAPRTRRYATSGATMLMLSLLTVGLVAGVYFAFQVAVIPGLSRASDRTYAEAMNRINESIENPVFFAAFFGALAVTAIATVQQRRRGNRTAALFALLALALYVVGFGATIVGDIPLNEQLAAAGTAHAGPVIDRIRTPWLAWNAIRTVASVASLLCLGRALAVHRR from the coding sequence ATGACGATCTCGACCCCTCCGCCCACTCCCGCCGTCCCGAACGCGGCGCCGCGGACCCGCCGGTACGCCACCTCCGGCGCCACCATGCTGATGCTGTCGCTGCTGACCGTCGGGCTGGTCGCCGGCGTGTACTTCGCGTTCCAGGTGGCGGTGATCCCTGGCCTGTCGCGCGCATCGGACAGGACGTACGCGGAGGCCATGAACCGGATCAACGAGTCGATCGAGAACCCGGTGTTCTTCGCGGCGTTCTTCGGGGCGCTCGCGGTCACCGCGATCGCCACGGTGCAGCAGCGGCGCCGGGGCAACCGCACCGCCGCGCTGTTCGCGCTGCTCGCGCTCGCCCTGTACGTGGTCGGTTTCGGTGCCACGATCGTCGGCGACATCCCGCTCAACGAGCAGCTCGCCGCCGCCGGGACCGCGCACGCTGGGCCGGTCATCGACCGGATCCGGACGCCGTGGCTGGCCTGGAACGCGATCCGTACCGTGGCCTCGGTCGCATCGCTGCTCTGCCTCGGCCGGGCGCTGGCCGTGCACCGGCGCTGA